One window from the genome of Leucobacter aridicollis encodes:
- the typA gene encoding translational GTPase TypA yields MALATREDLRNVAIVAHVDHGKTTLVDAMLRQTNSFDAHADVDDRVMDSNDLEREKGITILAKNTAISYEGEHAKNGPITINVVDTPGHADFGGEVERALSMVDGVVLLVDSSEGPLPQTRFVLRKALEAKHPVILAVNKTDRPDARIPEVVGEAQDLLLGLASDIAEEHPDLDVDAILDVPVVYLSGRAGASSLNEPANGTLPDGDTLEALFGVILEQVPAPTYDDEHPLQAHVTNLDSSPFLGRIALLRVHNGWIHKGETVAWVKSDGTQQNVRITELMLTKALTRYPAEKAGPGDIVAIAGIENITIGETIADAEDTRPLPLIEVDEPAISMTIGANTSPLVGKVKGHKLTARMIKDRLDRELIGNVSLKVLDTDRPDAWEVQGRGELALSILVENMRREGFELTVGKPQVVTKQVDGKTHEPYEHLTIDTPEEHLGAITQLLAARKGRMENMVNNGTGWVRMEFIVPARGLIGFRSEFMTTTRGTGIANAISHGYDEWAGQIVTRNNGSIVADRSGVVTPFSMINLQERMSFFVQPTQEVYEGMVIGENSRSEDMDVNITKEKKLTNMRAASSDSFESMTPPRVLTLEESLEFAREDECVEVTPDVIRIRKVELDASLRARSASRLKNQK; encoded by the coding sequence ATGGCTCTTGCCACACGCGAAGACCTTCGTAACGTCGCCATCGTCGCACACGTCGACCACGGCAAGACCACGCTCGTTGACGCCATGCTGCGTCAGACGAACTCATTCGACGCACACGCAGACGTCGATGACCGCGTTATGGACTCCAACGACCTCGAGCGCGAGAAGGGCATCACCATTCTCGCGAAGAACACCGCCATCAGCTACGAGGGCGAGCACGCGAAGAACGGCCCGATCACCATCAACGTGGTCGACACCCCCGGCCACGCCGACTTCGGTGGCGAGGTCGAGCGCGCACTCTCGATGGTTGACGGCGTCGTGCTGCTCGTCGACTCGTCCGAGGGCCCGCTGCCCCAGACCCGCTTCGTGCTGCGCAAGGCGCTTGAGGCGAAGCACCCCGTGATCCTCGCGGTGAACAAGACCGACCGCCCCGACGCCCGGATTCCCGAGGTTGTCGGCGAGGCGCAGGACCTGCTGCTCGGCCTGGCTTCCGATATCGCTGAAGAGCACCCAGACCTCGACGTTGATGCGATCCTCGACGTTCCCGTCGTCTACCTGTCGGGCCGCGCCGGTGCCTCGAGCCTGAACGAGCCCGCCAACGGCACGCTGCCCGACGGCGACACCCTTGAGGCGCTCTTCGGCGTGATCCTTGAGCAGGTGCCCGCACCGACGTACGATGACGAGCACCCGCTGCAGGCGCACGTCACGAACCTTGACTCCTCGCCGTTCCTCGGCCGTATCGCGCTGCTGCGCGTGCACAACGGCTGGATCCACAAGGGCGAGACCGTCGCTTGGGTCAAGAGCGACGGCACCCAGCAGAACGTGCGTATCACCGAGCTCATGCTCACCAAGGCGCTCACCCGCTACCCGGCAGAGAAGGCCGGCCCCGGTGACATCGTTGCAATCGCGGGTATCGAGAACATCACCATCGGCGAGACCATTGCCGACGCTGAAGACACCCGTCCGCTGCCGCTCATCGAGGTCGACGAGCCCGCAATCTCGATGACAATCGGTGCGAACACCTCGCCGCTCGTCGGCAAGGTGAAGGGCCACAAGCTCACCGCCCGCATGATCAAGGATCGCCTTGACCGCGAGCTCATCGGTAACGTGTCGCTGAAGGTGCTCGACACCGACCGCCCCGACGCGTGGGAGGTACAGGGCCGAGGCGAGCTCGCGCTGTCGATCCTCGTCGAGAACATGCGCCGCGAGGGCTTCGAGCTCACCGTCGGCAAGCCGCAGGTTGTCACGAAGCAGGTCGATGGAAAGACCCACGAGCCCTACGAGCACCTCACGATCGATACGCCCGAAGAGCACCTCGGCGCGATCACGCAGCTGCTCGCAGCGCGTAAGGGCCGCATGGAGAACATGGTGAACAATGGCACCGGCTGGGTTCGCATGGAGTTCATCGTGCCCGCCCGCGGCCTAATCGGGTTCCGCTCGGAGTTCATGACAACCACACGCGGCACCGGCATCGCGAACGCGATCTCGCACGGCTACGACGAGTGGGCAGGCCAGATCGTCACCCGCAACAACGGCTCGATCGTCGCCGACCGCTCGGGCGTCGTGACCCCGTTCTCGATGATCAACCTCCAGGAGCGCATGAGCTTCTTCGTGCAGCCCACGCAGGAGGTCTACGAGGGCATGGTTATCGGTGAGAACTCGCGCTCGGAAGACATGGACGTGAACATCACCAAGGAGAAGAAGCTCACCAACATGCGTGCAGCTTCGTCAGACTCGTTCGAGTCGATGACTCCTCCCCGCGTGTTGACCCTCGAGGAGAGCCTCGAGTTCGCCCGCGAAGACGAGTGCGTCGAGGTGACCCCCGACGTGATCCGCATTCGCAAGGTCGAGCTCGACGCGTCGCTGCGCGCCCGCTCGGCATCGCGCCTGAAGAACCAGAAGTAA
- a CDS encoding maltokinase N-terminal cap-like domain-containing protein has translation MALLYIDTTLVPSKLELIAEWLPKQPWFTGDISKLTRVSGYRLDDPEGEVGIDGILVSAGEDKVYHVPLTYRSAPLDGGEAHLVGTTEHGVLGTRWVTAATGDPVYRAVLAQVISQGGSNSEELVHQPDGSTVARAIQMPIHGSGEPGAQVPELWAAEVSLADGVSVASTGFSTLRVIHVPQTDSPAARGAVGTLTATWPGQDAPVVIATLD, from the coding sequence ATGGCACTCCTCTACATCGACACCACGCTCGTCCCTTCGAAGCTCGAACTCATCGCCGAGTGGCTGCCGAAGCAGCCCTGGTTTACTGGCGACATCTCAAAGCTCACGCGCGTCTCGGGCTACCGCCTCGACGACCCTGAAGGCGAGGTTGGCATCGACGGGATCCTTGTCTCCGCTGGCGAGGACAAGGTCTACCACGTGCCGCTCACCTACCGCAGCGCGCCGCTCGATGGCGGAGAGGCGCACCTTGTTGGTACGACCGAGCACGGCGTGCTCGGCACGCGCTGGGTGACTGCCGCGACGGGCGACCCCGTCTACCGCGCCGTGCTCGCCCAGGTGATCTCGCAGGGCGGCTCGAACAGTGAAGAGCTCGTGCACCAGCCCGACGGCAGCACCGTCGCGCGGGCGATTCAAATGCCGATCCATGGGTCGGGGGAGCCCGGCGCGCAGGTGCCAGAGCTCTGGGCTGCTGAGGTGTCTCTCGCTGACGGCGTGAGCGTCGCCTCGACGGGTTTCTCCACGCTCAGGGTGATCCACGTGCCGCAGACCGACTCACCCGCTGCGCGTGGGGCTGTGGGCACGCTTACGGCGACCTGGCCGGGGCAGGACGCCCCCGTGGTGATCGCGACGCTGGACTAG
- a CDS encoding ABC transporter ATP-binding protein encodes MSKVLDIRDLEVTFATDHGDVKAVDGVSLAVQPGRVLAVVGESGSGKTVSARTVLGLLPETAVSRGSVLLAARDGSGTSDVLQLSAEALRAVRGRDVAMVFQEPSTALNPVYTIGWQIAEGLRAHEKLSKKQLRARAIEMLALVGLPDPEERVDYFPHQLSGGQKQRVMIAMALALKPGLIVADEPTTALDVTVQAEILDLLRKLRDDLGTAILLITHNMGVVADLADDVAVMYQGKVVEQAPVAEVFANPREDYTKQLLGAVLKLGDGRIRAAERPTDAAANAASAGEGAPALVSARGLEIQYPGRLGRPGFKAVRGVDFEIRAGEVYGLVGESGSGKSTIGRTIAGLTGATGGSLTVLGHEMVGLKERAFRPLRKSIGFVFQDPASSFNPLLTIAENVAEPLIVHRVARSVAEARPRVDALLESVQLPRAYGDRYPHELSGGQRQRASLARGLALDPKLLIADEPTSALDVSVQARVLELFTELQAELGFAALFITHDLAVVDALADRVGVLYRGELVESGPTSEVLRAPRETYTQRLLASLPVPDPAEQAERRELARALRVAEGLE; translated from the coding sequence ATGAGTAAGGTTCTCGATATTCGCGACCTCGAGGTCACATTTGCGACCGATCACGGCGACGTGAAAGCCGTCGACGGTGTCTCGCTCGCAGTGCAGCCTGGTCGCGTGCTCGCGGTCGTCGGCGAATCAGGATCGGGCAAGACCGTTTCGGCCCGCACCGTGCTCGGGCTGCTGCCAGAGACAGCAGTTTCTCGCGGCTCGGTGCTGCTCGCGGCGCGCGACGGCAGCGGAACGAGTGACGTGCTGCAGCTGTCTGCTGAGGCGCTGCGTGCGGTGCGGGGCAGAGACGTCGCGATGGTGTTCCAGGAGCCCTCGACGGCGTTGAACCCGGTGTACACGATCGGCTGGCAGATCGCGGAGGGGCTGCGAGCGCACGAGAAGCTCTCGAAGAAGCAGCTGCGGGCGCGAGCGATAGAGATGCTCGCACTCGTCGGGCTCCCTGATCCTGAGGAGCGGGTCGACTACTTCCCGCACCAGCTCTCGGGCGGGCAGAAGCAGCGTGTGATGATCGCGATGGCGCTCGCGCTGAAGCCCGGCCTCATCGTCGCCGACGAACCGACGACGGCGCTCGACGTGACCGTGCAGGCCGAGATCCTCGACCTGCTGCGGAAGCTCAGGGACGACCTCGGCACCGCGATCCTGCTCATCACCCACAACATGGGAGTCGTTGCTGACCTCGCCGACGACGTCGCCGTGATGTACCAGGGCAAGGTCGTCGAGCAGGCGCCAGTCGCAGAGGTCTTCGCGAACCCGCGCGAGGATTACACGAAGCAGCTGCTCGGCGCCGTGCTCAAGCTCGGCGACGGCAGGATCCGCGCTGCGGAGCGGCCCACCGATGCCGCAGCGAATGCCGCGTCAGCGGGGGAGGGGGCTCCGGCGCTCGTCTCGGCGCGCGGCCTGGAGATCCAGTACCCGGGAAGGCTCGGGCGGCCAGGTTTCAAGGCCGTGCGCGGCGTCGACTTCGAGATCCGGGCGGGCGAGGTCTACGGCCTCGTCGGCGAATCAGGATCAGGCAAGTCGACGATCGGCCGCACGATTGCAGGCCTGACCGGCGCGACAGGCGGTTCGCTCACCGTGCTCGGCCATGAGATGGTCGGGCTCAAAGAGCGCGCGTTCAGGCCGCTCCGAAAGAGCATCGGGTTCGTGTTCCAGGACCCGGCGTCGAGCTTCAACCCGCTACTGACAATCGCCGAGAACGTCGCCGAACCGCTCATCGTTCACAGGGTCGCGCGATCCGTCGCCGAGGCAAGGCCGCGTGTCGACGCGTTGCTCGAGTCCGTGCAGCTCCCGCGCGCCTACGGCGACAGGTATCCGCACGAGCTCTCAGGCGGGCAGCGTCAACGCGCGTCGCTTGCGCGCGGGCTCGCGCTCGATCCGAAGCTGCTCATCGCCGATGAGCCGACGAGCGCGCTCGACGTATCGGTACAGGCGCGAGTGCTCGAGCTATTCACCGAGTTGCAGGCTGAGCTTGGGTTCGCCGCGCTGTTCATCACGCACGACCTCGCGGTCGTCGACGCGCTCGCCGATCGCGTGGGCGTGCTGTACCGCGGAGAGCTCGTCGAGAGCGGCCCGACCTCCGAAGTGCTTCGCGCCCCGCGGGAGACCTACACACAGCGTCTGCTCGCCTCGCTTCCGGTGCCCGACCCCGCCGAGCAGGCCGAGCGGCGAGAGCTTGCGCGGGCGCTTCGAGTGGCCGAGGGGCTCGAGTAG